The DNA region CATCTTTGCCTACAGCTATTCATCATCCGATGGTGTAGCAACATTCTCCAGCCTCAACGAAGGCCTTGTCCCCCTGCTTGCACCAGGCCAGACCAATGAAGCTGCAAATCAGGTCTTTGCCTTTCTGAACCCAGAACAAACCAACAAATTGAAACAATCCCTGGCCACTGCCGGTGCAGGCGAACAATGGAGTTGCAACTTCCTGATTGATGTTTCGGGCCGAAAGCAGTGGATTGCGATTTCGGGCAAACACCTAAGCGCACATGAAGGGCAGATTGAAGGTTCCGGCTTTGCCACCCTGGCAGGCGACCAAATACTCGAGTTGGAAAAAAGCCGCGAAAAACTTGCTTCGCTCAACCAGCTCCACGACCTGATCATCAACTTTTCGACCTTGCTGGTGCAAGCCCGCCTCGAAGAAGTTGATCAGGCTGTAAATATCACCTTGAGCCGCCTGGGCGAATACGCCGAAGTCGATCGGGTGTACATCTTTGAATATGACCCCGTTGCAGATGTGGTCAACAACACCTACGAATGGTGCAGCCCCGGCACCAGCCCCGAAATTGACAACCTCCAGGGCGTCCCCTTTGAAGCCGTACCACGCTGGAAAGAAAAGTTCTCCCGCAACGAGTATGTGTATATCCCCCTGGTGAGCGAAATTGCGCCTGAATACCATGTGGAAAAAGAAATCCTTGAACCACAGGGAATTATCTCCCTGTTGGCGCTCCCTCTGTATTATGGTGAGCGGCTTTACGGTTTCATAGGTTTCGACTCGGTGAAGCGGCAAAGGGAATGGTCGGTCGAGCACATCAACCTCCTCCGTCTGGCAGGCGAAATTATTGCCGGAACCATCAACAGGGCACATTTCGAACGCAGCATCGTGGCAGCCCGAAAGGAAGCCGAAGAAGCCAACAAAGCCAAATCGGAATTTCTGGCCACCATGAGCCACGAGATCCGCACCCCAATGAATGCCATCCTGGGTTTCAGCGAGATACTGAGCAACAGCATCAACAGCCCGAAAGAAAAACAATACATCGATGCCATCCTCACCAGCGGGCGCACCCTGCTGGCGCTGATCAATGACATTCTCGACCTGTCGAAAATCGAATCGGGACAGATGCACATCATCGAAGAACCCGTGGATCTGCTCCGGCTCACCGATGAAATTGTCCAGCTTTTCCAGCCCAAAGTGGCCGAGAAAAATATTTACCTCCATATCGAAAAACCGGCCGAATTCCCGAAAGCCCTGCTCACCGATGAAGTGCGCATCCGGCAGGTGCTGTTCAACATCATCGGCAATGCGGTTAAGTTTACCCTGGAGGGCGGGGTGATGATAAGCCTGAATGCTACACGGACAAACGAGGGCAGCTTTTATGATGTAGAAATCAAAGTGCGCGATACCGGCATCGGCATTCCACCCGAAAAACTGGAACATATCTTCCAGTCGTTCTACCAGGTGGAAAGCGATGTGACACGCAAATTCGGAGGCACCGGCCTTGGGCTGGCCATTTCGCAAAAACTGATGCAACTGCTTGGAGGCAAAATCAGTGTGAAAAGCGAGCAAGGCCGGGGCAGCACATTTACGGTTGAATTGAAAGGCCTCGAAGAAACGGAATTTGCCGAACTGGCTGCAGACCAGCACGATTGGTCGGAAGAAAATGTGGAGTTCGATCATGCCCTTGTGCTGCTGGTGGACGATGTGGACTACAACCGCGAGCTGGTGAAGAAATACCTCGAAAATTACCACATCGACCTGCTGCAGGCTGTCAATGGCAAACAGGGTGTCGAAATTTGCCATCAGTACAAGCCACAACTGGTGCTCATGGACCTTCGAATGCCCGAAATGAATGGTTACGAAGCCACCGAAGCCCTGAAAAAAGACCCGGCCACAGCCCACATCCCGGTGATTGCTTTCACGGCCTCGTCGATGAAACACGACGAAGACAAAATCAGAGAACTGTTCGACGGGTATGTGCGCAAGCCTGTCACCCGCAACGAGATTGTGCGGGTGCTGAAAAAATTCCTTCCGTACCGCACACTCAGCGAACCAGTAATGGCAAGCGATGTGGCATTGCCTGACCTCGAGGCTGGTCAGGTCGGCCTATTCCTGAAAGCATTCTACGAAGCGCTTCACCCATTGCTGGAGGAGCTGCGCACCTTTATTGAACCTGATGCTGCCGAACAATTTGTACGCGACCTTGCTTTTTATGCAAGGCAATACAACATAAGTCATATGGTGGAACGCTCGGAACAACTGAAACAGGCGCTCGAAAGCTTCGATTTCGGGCAGTTCGACAAACTGCTGGGTATCATTGCCGGCGAAATCGCCATGATGACTGAACAATCAAACCACTGACCGGATGACAAACGAAAATAACGAACAGACTGTAATCTTAGCGGTTGACGACAATCCGCGCAATCTTCAGCTCATTTCGGCCCTGCTCAGCCAGTGCGGACATAAAGTAGTTGTGGTGAATTCGGGTGAGAACGCCCTGAAATATCTGGCACTCAAACAACCCGACCTTATTTTGCTCGACGTCATGATGCCAGGCATGAGCGGATACGATGTGATTGAGAAGATTCACAACAACCCTGAATGGCGCGAAATTCCGGTGATATTCCTCACTGCAAAGAACGAAATTGCCGACCTCGTGCAAGGCTTCCGATTGGGTGCGGTTGATTACATCACCAAACCATTTCGCAGCGAAGAGCTGCAGATGCGCATACGCACGCATCTCGAACTGATGGCAAACCGAAAGCTGCTCAAAAAGCAAAACGAGGAGCTCAACCGCCTGTATGCCGAACTCGAACAAAAAAACCAGACCATCAGCCAGGATGCAGTCCGGCTTACCAGAATTAACGCTGAAAAAGACCGTTTTTTCTCCATCATTGCACACGACCTGCGCGCGCCCATTGCAGGATTCCTGGCTGTGACCGAGGTATTGCATCAAAACATTCAGCATATGAATCCCGACGAGGCCGGTCTCTTTATCAAAACCATGGCCGACTCGGCACGCGAGCTCAACACCCTGCTCGAAAACCTGCTGCAATGGTCGCAGATGCAGCTTGGCAGCCTGCAACCAAATCCCGAAAGTTTCGACATCCACCTGGCAGTGGCCGATGCGCTCAAGGTGCTTTCGGCTGCCGCTGCCCAGAAACAACTTCAGGTAGAAAACGAATTGCCTCAGGGGCTGATGGTATTTGCCGACCGGCAGATGATTGTCACCATCATGCGCAACCTGCTGAGCAATGCCATCAAATTCACCCCCCGTGGTGGCAGGATCAGGATACACATGGTCGGGACAATCGAGAAAAAAGTGGATGTTGCCGTAAGCGATACTGGTATCGGCATGTCTGCCCAGATGGTTGAACAACTGTTCAGGCTCGATGCCAAGGTTTCGCGCAAAGGCACCGAAGGTGAGTCCAGCTCGGGTTTGGGGCTCATCCTGTGTCACGATCTGGCATTGCGCAACAATGCCGGGCTGAGCGTTGAGAGTGAAACAGGCAAAGGAACCACCTTTACCCTGAGTTTGCCTGCCTCTGAGGCATGAGTATTGCCCCCGCTGGTTTATTTACTACCTTCGTCCCGATTGCACCAAGGATTTTGCCATGCAACCGGGATTGCTGTACCGATTTCTGAAACTGTATCTGCCTTTCGTCTTCCGGATATATTACCGCCGTTTTGTGATTCAGGGCCTGGAGCATGTGCCCGCCGGCGGCCCACTGATTTTTGCCGTTAACCACCAGAACGCGTTCATGGATGCCATAGTGGTTGCCGCCTCAAGCCGGCGCAACCCATGGTTTCTTACACGTGCAAGTGTATTTGCCAGCCCGGTGGCCCGCTATTGGCTCAACAAGCTGCAGATGATCCCCATCTATCGCTTCCGCGACGGCATGGCGGCCATGAAACGCAACGACGAGACCCTCGAAACATGCAGCCGTTTGTTGCAACAAAACCAATGCATCCTGATCTTCCCCGAAGGCAACCACGACGGACGCTGGTCGCTCCGGCCCCTGCAGAAAGGACTGGCACGCATCGTGTTCGACACCATTGAAAAATCGGGCGGCACTTGCAAACCATTGATTGTGCCCGTGGGATTGCAATACGAAAATATCTTTGCTTCGTGGTCCGACCTGCTGATCAGTTTTGGTGCGCCCATCGATGCTTATGAATATTACGGGCTGTATCAGTCCGATCCCGGCAAAGCCTATTCCGGCCTGATGGAAGAGGTGCGCAAGGGCATTGCCCACCTGATGGTGGATATTCAGCCAATGGGCGAATATGAAGCAAGGCGTGAGGACATGCTCAACCGCCAGGGCCGCGAAACATCGCTGCCCGAAAGACTGGCGGGCGACCAGCGTTTCCTGGAAAAGTGGCAGAAAGGCAGCCTGGGAGAGAAAAAAGCCCGGAAGCAGTCGTTGCGTCCGCTCTTTTGCCCGCTCTCGGCGCTCATGCTCCTGCCGCATCTGCCGGCCATCTGGATGATCAGGATGATTGTCAATGCCATAGTGAAAGATCCGCACTGGACTTCATCCATTCGTGTGGCCGCCCTGGCTTTCGGTGCCCCTTTGGTTTATGCTGCCTTGCTGGTGGTGATGTCGCAGTATTTTGAAGGCTGGCTCTGGCTGCCTGTGGGCATTGCCCTGCTTTTCGTTAGCGGCTGGTTAGGTCTGGAGTTTCGCCACAGGTGCCGTGGCTCAGCCCTTTGAGGCAATCCAGGAAGCATTCTCGGTTTCGCGGAATACCAACAGCGGCACGTCGGCCGAAAACAACAGCTTGCGCGTAAGACTTGGCCTGAGCAGCTGCTCAATGAGGTTGCGCTTGCGCGAAATCAAGGCCAGCACATCGATCTGCTTTTCCATGACAAATTGCTTCAAACCTTCGAGCGCATCGGCACTTTCGATGAGTCCGCATTCAATTTCCACATCCGTGATGGCCTCAGCAAAATAATCGCGCAGCTTTTTCATCCTCAGGCTGTCGAGCGCAAGGCTATCGTCGGGATGGAGGTGAACACAATAAATCTTAACTTTAAAAGGACGTGCAAAAGCCACAAGCCGGTGGATGGCCTGCAGGTCGTTTTCGTCGAAACGTGTCAGGTAAGCCACGTTGCGTGGTGCGCTGAAATTGGAGGTATCGTATCCCCAGGGCACCGCCAGCACCGGCACCGGGCATTTCTCGATGAGCCGGGCCGTAGTGCTTCCCAGCAGAGCCAGGCCCTCACGCCTGGTGCCATGCGTTCCCATAACTACTGTACCAGGTTGATATTCTGCTATATAGTCAAGGATGCTTTCGATTGGCCCTCCCCTGACCAGGTCGTAATCCACCTTTACCCCACGCATCTTTTCGTCGCGTATGCGTTTGCGCAGTTCGGTGGCCAGGTCTTCAATCTGCGCCTGTGCCTGTTGTTCCTGCTCGCGCAGCAGCTCTTCCACATTGAGCTGGTAGGCATACATTTCGTTGAACACAAAACCCTGGTTGGCGGCGTTGAACCAGGCATTGAGCAACATCACCTCGGCTTTAAGCGTACGGGCAAGGTCGAGGGCATAATGGGCTGCCTTGACGCTCAGCTCCGAAAAATCAACCGGAACCAGGATGCGCCTCAGGCCCCGCATCTTGCGCACAATGGCCTCTTTCTGGATGCCCGTAGCCTCACGAAGCTCATCAAGCAACTCGTACGCCAACTGCGCATCAGCTTCGGGAATGTTCAGGTCAACCCCCACCTCGGGCTGATAGATGTGTGTGATATAGCTCTGCACCCCTTCCATCTCGAGCCGCATCTTAAGCAGCAAAGCCCGGCTGTAGCTGAGGTTGCGAATCACAACAAACTGTTCCTTTTGTTCGTTCACGGTTGTTTGCGGATGATTCTCGTTCATAAGCTTTGATTGATTTTTAAAGTCGTCCGGCCA from Bacteroidota bacterium includes:
- a CDS encoding response regulator, translated to MKFQLNPIESDILRSLPATIFAYSYSSSDGVATFSSLNEGLVPLLAPGQTNEAANQVFAFLNPEQTNKLKQSLATAGAGEQWSCNFLIDVSGRKQWIAISGKHLSAHEGQIEGSGFATLAGDQILELEKSREKLASLNQLHDLIINFSTLLVQARLEEVDQAVNITLSRLGEYAEVDRVYIFEYDPVADVVNNTYEWCSPGTSPEIDNLQGVPFEAVPRWKEKFSRNEYVYIPLVSEIAPEYHVEKEILEPQGIISLLALPLYYGERLYGFIGFDSVKRQREWSVEHINLLRLAGEIIAGTINRAHFERSIVAARKEAEEANKAKSEFLATMSHEIRTPMNAILGFSEILSNSINSPKEKQYIDAILTSGRTLLALINDILDLSKIESGQMHIIEEPVDLLRLTDEIVQLFQPKVAEKNIYLHIEKPAEFPKALLTDEVRIRQVLFNIIGNAVKFTLEGGVMISLNATRTNEGSFYDVEIKVRDTGIGIPPEKLEHIFQSFYQVESDVTRKFGGTGLGLAISQKLMQLLGGKISVKSEQGRGSTFTVELKGLEETEFAELAADQHDWSEENVEFDHALVLLVDDVDYNRELVKKYLENYHIDLLQAVNGKQGVEICHQYKPQLVLMDLRMPEMNGYEATEALKKDPATAHIPVIAFTASSMKHDEDKIRELFDGYVRKPVTRNEIVRVLKKFLPYRTLSEPVMASDVALPDLEAGQVGLFLKAFYEALHPLLEELRTFIEPDAAEQFVRDLAFYARQYNISHMVERSEQLKQALESFDFGQFDKLLGIIAGEIAMMTEQSNH
- a CDS encoding hybrid sensor histidine kinase/response regulator; its protein translation is MTNENNEQTVILAVDDNPRNLQLISALLSQCGHKVVVVNSGENALKYLALKQPDLILLDVMMPGMSGYDVIEKIHNNPEWREIPVIFLTAKNEIADLVQGFRLGAVDYITKPFRSEELQMRIRTHLELMANRKLLKKQNEELNRLYAELEQKNQTISQDAVRLTRINAEKDRFFSIIAHDLRAPIAGFLAVTEVLHQNIQHMNPDEAGLFIKTMADSARELNTLLENLLQWSQMQLGSLQPNPESFDIHLAVADALKVLSAAAAQKQLQVENELPQGLMVFADRQMIVTIMRNLLSNAIKFTPRGGRIRIHMVGTIEKKVDVAVSDTGIGMSAQMVEQLFRLDAKVSRKGTEGESSSGLGLILCHDLALRNNAGLSVESETGKGTTFTLSLPASEA
- a CDS encoding 1-acyl-sn-glycerol-3-phosphate acyltransferase; the protein is MQPGLLYRFLKLYLPFVFRIYYRRFVIQGLEHVPAGGPLIFAVNHQNAFMDAIVVAASSRRNPWFLTRASVFASPVARYWLNKLQMIPIYRFRDGMAAMKRNDETLETCSRLLQQNQCILIFPEGNHDGRWSLRPLQKGLARIVFDTIEKSGGTCKPLIVPVGLQYENIFASWSDLLISFGAPIDAYEYYGLYQSDPGKAYSGLMEEVRKGIAHLMVDIQPMGEYEARREDMLNRQGRETSLPERLAGDQRFLEKWQKGSLGEKKARKQSLRPLFCPLSALMLLPHLPAIWMIRMIVNAIVKDPHWTSSIRVAALAFGAPLVYAALLVVMSQYFEGWLWLPVGIALLFVSGWLGLEFRHRCRGSAL
- a CDS encoding universal stress protein gives rise to the protein MNENHPQTTVNEQKEQFVVIRNLSYSRALLLKMRLEMEGVQSYITHIYQPEVGVDLNIPEADAQLAYELLDELREATGIQKEAIVRKMRGLRRILVPVDFSELSVKAAHYALDLARTLKAEVMLLNAWFNAANQGFVFNEMYAYQLNVEELLREQEQQAQAQIEDLATELRKRIRDEKMRGVKVDYDLVRGGPIESILDYIAEYQPGTVVMGTHGTRREGLALLGSTTARLIEKCPVPVLAVPWGYDTSNFSAPRNVAYLTRFDENDLQAIHRLVAFARPFKVKIYCVHLHPDDSLALDSLRMKKLRDYFAEAITDVEIECGLIESADALEGLKQFVMEKQIDVLALISRKRNLIEQLLRPSLTRKLLFSADVPLLVFRETENASWIASKG